A single genomic interval of Longimicrobiaceae bacterium harbors:
- a CDS encoding Calx-beta domain-containing protein codes for MEPPSKPLPAVRRAIRVAITLAAILAACEPLPPEPDPDGGPTVLDVEEFWHIHLLTYDEDLTPQPMHGGSASPAVIVDLGEAAVAELPNAQDDRATAEVYSNPNGTPYWVSAESPAGPFAPDQLIGSKTQLSQWWRFRKDDPDASLSFVITAVELQLTDANLSFPDDVCSWGGFEPEPVIFEKCKDIITARVQANYTASVEDTTVHDPDVRRMIPFFATGGTASLVGFERHVNPFAGLGPGWNSSPDLFRLEDFELTMPSTADQRWIFRLTHPIRVEVPIDTIAIGTEFDFNVEVEAVAWSRRINESYAAAFFRDPINVGASAVEFEGLTLLPPSADPRERKTVLQPAPACTVGGGGGTIEFERSNYSQPEWPGDIAVIGITRTGGTGEASVLFTTESGTATAGADYGSVSTHVWFGAGESGTRYVSVPIVADSLTEGDETVRLILSGPSGCGNVGSSEAELTIVDDDVAALPNPTYTIGGTVTGLEGSGLVLTNLSTDDLPITANGGFTFAREYPNGHVYHIAVDRQPTNPDQECTVENDRGTIQGADVTDVLVTCQTIESPGGLDGSFGESGKVTLDVGRTGSRGEATDLALQADGRIVVTGGNRLARYNTDGTLDATFANGGAATVDFYGRSNDQMQGVAIDESGRILVAGTSRDGVTSPVQEDFVAARYRADGSLDTTFGTDGEVVIDFQEHGDAAYDVLVQADGSIVLTGSAATDLLGFGVYQSDFAAIRLSGDGEVDGGFGGQGYASANVGGDLDLGYGAALQPDGKILIAGRVAPSGGSDPDFGLVRFEADGSLDTSFGDDGILRVRSDEWDEAADVTVQPDGRILVVGFQVVGGQKTLVMERYLPDGTPDASFGSGGRVTDDALSAGRAVVAQADGSILVGGELWDASVDFAVARFSPDGTLDETFGEEGVVQVDFFGETDYLNAIAVQPDGAILAVGSVENGASTLLGLVRILQ; via the coding sequence ATGGAACCTCCTAGCAAACCTCTGCCTGCCGTTCGGCGAGCGATCCGAGTCGCCATCACCCTGGCCGCGATCCTTGCCGCCTGTGAGCCGCTTCCTCCCGAGCCGGACCCCGATGGTGGACCAACTGTCCTGGACGTCGAGGAGTTCTGGCACATTCACCTGCTCACCTACGATGAGGACCTCACGCCTCAGCCCATGCACGGCGGCTCTGCTAGCCCGGCCGTCATAGTCGATCTCGGCGAAGCGGCGGTGGCCGAGCTGCCCAACGCCCAGGACGATCGGGCGACGGCCGAAGTCTACTCCAACCCCAACGGCACGCCGTATTGGGTATCCGCGGAATCACCCGCCGGCCCCTTCGCCCCGGATCAGCTCATCGGCTCGAAGACGCAGCTCTCCCAGTGGTGGCGGTTCCGCAAGGACGACCCGGACGCCAGCCTGTCGTTCGTGATCACGGCGGTCGAGCTGCAGCTCACGGACGCGAACCTCTCATTCCCCGACGACGTCTGCAGCTGGGGCGGGTTCGAGCCCGAGCCGGTGATCTTCGAGAAGTGCAAGGACATCATCACCGCCCGCGTCCAGGCGAACTACACCGCTTCGGTCGAGGATACTACGGTGCACGATCCTGACGTCCGCAGGATGATCCCCTTCTTCGCGACCGGCGGGACGGCCAGCCTGGTTGGCTTCGAGCGACACGTGAACCCCTTTGCCGGCCTTGGCCCTGGCTGGAACTCGTCGCCCGACCTCTTCCGCCTGGAGGATTTCGAGCTGACGATGCCCAGCACCGCCGATCAGCGCTGGATCTTCCGCCTGACCCACCCGATCCGGGTGGAGGTGCCCATCGATACCATAGCGATCGGTACCGAGTTCGACTTCAACGTAGAGGTGGAAGCCGTCGCCTGGTCGCGGCGGATCAACGAGTCATATGCTGCGGCTTTCTTTCGCGACCCCATCAACGTCGGGGCGTCGGCGGTCGAGTTCGAGGGGCTGACGCTGCTGCCGCCATCCGCCGATCCGCGCGAGCGGAAGACCGTCTTACAGCCCGCCCCCGCCTGCACGGTGGGGGGTGGAGGCGGGACGATCGAGTTCGAGCGCAGCAATTATTCGCAGCCGGAATGGCCGGGAGACATTGCCGTGATCGGCATTACCCGGACCGGAGGGACGGGGGAGGCGAGTGTCCTCTTCACCACCGAGTCAGGCACGGCGACCGCCGGCGCCGATTACGGCTCAGTGAGCACCCACGTCTGGTTCGGAGCGGGAGAGAGCGGGACGCGATACGTGAGCGTCCCCATCGTGGCGGACAGCCTGACAGAGGGTGACGAGACCGTACGCCTCATCCTTTCCGGCCCGTCGGGGTGCGGAAACGTTGGCTCGAGCGAGGCGGAGTTGACGATCGTCGACGATGACGTGGCGGCGCTTCCCAACCCGACCTATACCATCGGCGGCACGGTGACCGGGCTCGAGGGGAGCGGCCTGGTGCTCACCAACCTGTCCACGGACGATCTGCCCATCACCGCGAACGGCGGGTTCACCTTCGCCCGCGAGTATCCCAACGGGCACGTCTACCACATCGCCGTCGATCGCCAGCCGACCAATCCGGACCAGGAGTGCACCGTCGAGAACGATCGCGGCACGATCCAGGGAGCGGACGTCACCGACGTACTGGTCACCTGCCAAACGATCGAGAGTCCCGGCGGGCTCGACGGCTCCTTCGGCGAGTCGGGGAAGGTCACCCTTGACGTCGGTCGCACCGGTAGCCGGGGGGAGGCCACCGACCTGGCGCTCCAGGCGGATGGCCGGATCGTGGTGACCGGCGGAAATCGCCTTGCGCGCTACAATACGGACGGGACGCTGGACGCTACCTTCGCCAACGGAGGCGCGGCCACGGTCGACTTCTACGGGCGGAGCAACGATCAGATGCAGGGTGTTGCCATCGACGAGAGTGGGCGGATTCTGGTCGCGGGAACCTCCCGCGATGGTGTGACGAGCCCGGTCCAGGAGGATTTCGTCGCCGCGCGCTACCGTGCGGATGGCAGCCTCGACACCACCTTCGGCACGGATGGAGAGGTGGTGATCGATTTCCAGGAGCACGGCGATGCCGCCTACGACGTGCTCGTTCAAGCAGATGGGTCGATCGTCCTGACCGGAAGCGCCGCCACCGACCTCCTGGGGTTCGGCGTGTACCAGAGTGACTTCGCGGCGATTCGCCTCTCCGGCGACGGCGAGGTGGATGGTGGCTTCGGAGGGCAGGGGTACGCCAGCGCCAACGTGGGCGGTGATCTCGACCTCGGCTACGGTGCGGCGCTCCAGCCGGATGGCAAGATCCTGATCGCCGGCCGCGTGGCACCGAGCGGCGGCTCAGATCCGGATTTCGGTCTCGTCCGCTTCGAGGCGGACGGGTCGCTCGATACCAGCTTCGGCGACGACGGAATCCTCCGCGTGCGGAGCGACGAGTGGGACGAGGCCGCCGACGTTACGGTCCAGCCGGATGGCCGTATCCTGGTGGTGGGGTTCCAGGTGGTCGGAGGCCAGAAGACTCTGGTCATGGAGCGCTACCTTCCCGACGGGACCCCTGACGCGAGCTTCGGGAGCGGCGGACGGGTGACCGACGACGCCCTTTCCGCCGGTCGAGCCGTAGTCGCCCAAGCTGACGGATCCATCCTGGTCGGCGGTGAGCTGTGGGACGCCTCGGTGGACTTCGCGGTGGCCCGCTTCTCACCAGATGGAACGCTGGACGAGACCTTCGGCGAAGAAGGGGTGGTTCAGGTGGACTTCTTCGGCGAGACCGACTATCTCAACGCGATTGCCGTGCAGCCGGACGGCGCCATCCTCGCGGTGGGGTCGGTTGAGAACGGAGCGAGTACGCTGCTCGGGTTGGTGAGAATCCTGCAGTAG
- a CDS encoding PQQ-binding-like beta-propeller repeat protein produces the protein MHQRFSFPLFLLLAGCAAPPVGAANDQVDWRVTGGDPANSRYSPLAQINRDNVHELEVAWVYHTGDAGERTQMQATPIIVDGVLYTTSPMLDVIALRADTGEELWRFDPTGGKGQPGGANRGVTYWEDGEERRIFVAANRRLYALDARSGRPIPTFGDSGWVDLAAGLGVDRDEPDPHENPYGSGSLIATSPGVIYRDLLIIGSRVSEGEGALPGHIRAFDARTGEVRWVFRTVPEAGAYGRDTWPEAEPSYRRGGANSWAGMTVDVERGIVYAPTGSASPDFWGGGRRGANLFANSLLALDAATGERLWHFQAVHHDLWDRDLPAAPNLLRVARDGAQVDAVAQISKQGFVFLFDRVTGEPLFPIEERPVPPSPLAGEEAWPTQPFPLKPAPFARQGMTEEDLTRRTPEAHGAVLARFRTLRRPATLFTPPSVEGTIILPGFDGGGEWGGAAVDPERGILYVNASDVPWIAAMEPVGRPPGASVPRTGGEVYTAFCAGCHGADRQGDGDRTPSLQDVAERLSVGEIRGVIHDGRGFMPSFGNLPEAEIRAVIAYLRGDSADAVVAEAVEGESPRQARRQQSPSPYRFRGYERWQDPDGLPAIRPPWGTLSAIDLNTGEYLWRIPLGEHPAVTDPAVQPTGTEQYGGPIAIAGGLLFIAATLDEKFRAVDRETGEILWETTLPAAGYATPATYMVNGRQYVVVAAGGGKLGTKSGDAYVAFALPR, from the coding sequence ATGCACCAACGATTTTCCTTCCCGCTCTTCCTCCTGCTGGCCGGGTGCGCGGCCCCTCCGGTTGGCGCGGCAAACGACCAGGTCGACTGGAGGGTCACCGGCGGCGACCCGGCCAATTCGCGTTACTCGCCGCTGGCGCAGATCAACCGTGACAACGTGCACGAGCTCGAGGTCGCTTGGGTCTACCACACGGGCGACGCCGGCGAACGCACACAGATGCAGGCGACCCCGATCATCGTCGACGGGGTGCTGTACACGACCTCGCCGATGCTCGACGTGATCGCGCTGCGGGCGGACACCGGCGAAGAGCTGTGGCGTTTCGATCCCACCGGCGGCAAGGGTCAGCCCGGGGGCGCCAATCGCGGTGTCACTTACTGGGAGGACGGGGAGGAACGGAGAATCTTCGTCGCCGCCAACCGGCGGCTGTATGCGCTCGACGCCCGCAGCGGCCGGCCGATTCCCACCTTCGGCGATTCGGGATGGGTGGATCTCGCGGCGGGCCTCGGCGTCGATCGGGACGAGCCGGATCCCCACGAGAACCCCTACGGCAGCGGCTCCCTGATCGCCACCTCGCCGGGCGTAATCTATCGGGATCTGCTCATCATCGGCAGCCGCGTGTCCGAGGGGGAGGGTGCCCTTCCCGGGCACATCCGTGCCTTCGACGCGCGAACCGGCGAGGTTCGCTGGGTCTTCCGCACCGTCCCGGAGGCGGGTGCGTACGGACGGGACACCTGGCCCGAAGCGGAGCCTTCCTACCGCCGCGGAGGGGCGAACTCCTGGGCGGGAATGACGGTCGACGTCGAGCGTGGAATTGTCTATGCGCCGACCGGCTCAGCCTCACCGGATTTCTGGGGCGGCGGACGGCGCGGCGCCAACCTCTTCGCCAATTCCCTGCTGGCGCTCGACGCGGCCACGGGAGAACGGCTCTGGCATTTTCAGGCGGTCCACCACGACCTCTGGGACCGCGATCTTCCGGCCGCGCCGAACCTCCTGCGGGTCGCGCGCGACGGCGCCCAGGTGGACGCGGTGGCGCAGATCAGCAAACAGGGGTTCGTCTTCCTTTTCGACCGTGTCACGGGTGAACCGCTCTTCCCGATCGAGGAACGGCCGGTCCCGCCCTCGCCGCTCGCCGGCGAGGAAGCCTGGCCCACCCAGCCGTTCCCGCTCAAGCCCGCCCCCTTCGCCCGGCAGGGGATGACGGAGGAGGACCTCACCAGGCGCACGCCCGAGGCGCACGGGGCCGTGCTCGCGCGCTTCAGGACCCTGCGTAGGCCGGCTACTCTCTTCACGCCACCGAGCGTGGAAGGAACGATCATCCTGCCCGGTTTCGACGGGGGCGGAGAGTGGGGCGGCGCCGCGGTCGATCCGGAACGCGGCATCCTCTACGTGAACGCGAGCGACGTCCCGTGGATTGCGGCGATGGAGCCGGTAGGGCGCCCCCCTGGTGCGAGCGTGCCGCGCACGGGAGGTGAGGTCTACACCGCGTTCTGCGCCGGCTGCCACGGTGCGGATCGGCAGGGCGACGGGGACCGCACGCCCTCGTTGCAGGATGTCGCCGAGCGCCTCTCCGTGGGCGAGATCCGCGGGGTAATCCACGACGGCCGGGGATTCATGCCCTCCTTCGGCAACCTGCCCGAGGCCGAGATCCGCGCGGTGATCGCATACCTGCGCGGCGATTCCGCAGACGCGGTCGTCGCGGAAGCGGTGGAAGGGGAGTCACCGCGGCAGGCGCGGAGGCAACAGAGCCCGTCTCCGTACCGCTTCCGTGGCTACGAGCGCTGGCAGGATCCGGACGGCCTTCCCGCGATCCGCCCGCCCTGGGGAACGCTGAGCGCCATCGACCTGAACACCGGCGAATACCTGTGGCGCATCCCGCTGGGTGAGCACCCGGCGGTCACCGACCCGGCTGTGCAGCCCACCGGAACCGAGCAATACGGGGGACCGATCGCGATCGCCGGCGGCCTGCTCTTCATCGCCGCCACTCTGGACGAGAAGTTCCGCGCGGTCGACCGGGAGACCGGAGAGATCCTGTGGGAGACCACCCTACCAGCGGCCGGCTATGCCACACCCGCGACCTATATGGTGAACGGGCGCCAGTACGTGGTGGTCGCCGCCGGGGGCGGCAAGCTGGGCACGAAGTCCGGAGACGCCTATGTGGCCTTCGCTCTTCCACGTTGA
- a CDS encoding sugar isomerase domain-containing protein, whose amino-acid sequence MLARTWLENARGVMTRIEETQMDALRSAAEVMASSIEAGRWVHTFGCGHATLPVEEMYPRIGGFVGFHPMIEIPLSFFTHITGEMGVHQFLFLERVEGYGRAIMKAYQFDPRDTVWIFSHSGINNVNIDIALRARELGMKVVVAGSAAEFRDKPTRHSSGQTVFDLADVVIDTCVPAVDASVEVQNHFDRVGPLSTMAFVTVVWMTITTVAEILASRGVKLYIHPSHNIPGDTTARERLDAALSEYKRRIAGV is encoded by the coding sequence ATGCTCGCCAGAACCTGGCTGGAGAACGCGCGGGGCGTGATGACCCGGATCGAAGAGACCCAGATGGACGCGCTTCGCTCCGCGGCCGAGGTGATGGCGAGCTCCATCGAAGCCGGTCGCTGGGTACACACCTTCGGCTGCGGGCATGCGACCCTGCCGGTAGAGGAGATGTATCCTCGCATCGGTGGCTTCGTCGGCTTTCACCCGATGATCGAGATCCCGCTCTCCTTCTTCACCCACATCACCGGCGAGATGGGGGTGCACCAGTTCCTCTTCCTGGAGCGGGTGGAGGGGTACGGGCGGGCGATCATGAAGGCCTACCAGTTCGATCCTCGTGACACCGTCTGGATCTTCTCCCACTCCGGGATCAACAACGTGAACATCGACATTGCGTTGCGGGCGAGGGAGCTGGGGATGAAGGTGGTGGTGGCCGGCTCGGCGGCCGAGTTCCGTGACAAACCGACGCGCCATTCGTCCGGACAGACGGTGTTCGACCTCGCCGACGTGGTGATCGATACCTGCGTTCCGGCTGTGGACGCTTCCGTCGAGGTGCAGAATCACTTCGATCGCGTCGGGCCGCTCTCCACCATGGCCTTCGTTACGGTGGTGTGGATGACCATCACCACGGTTGCCGAGATCCTCGCCTCGCGCGGCGTGAAGCTGTACATCCATCCGTCCCACAACATTCCCGGGGATACGACCGCTCGCGAGCGGCTGGATGCTGCCCTGTCGGAATACAAGCGGCGGATCGCCGGGGTATGA
- a CDS encoding MFS transporter codes for MPEKMYNRTLVFAAACLGMLVFGIVLTSLGALLPSLIEQFGIDRAAAGSLLMLMSVGVMLGSLVFGPVADRHGYRGLLAINLALVILGLEGIAFATSLLWLRVSILLVGFAGGIVNGGANALVADISEGGRAAGLSLLGIFFGIGAVGVPFSLGLLLDSFSYQTLVSGMGLCVLLPTLLVVAIRFPRPKQTHGLPLREGLRLTRDRVLLLMGLVLFLQSGLEVTVGGWTATYYQERMGLTGTRALWFLSLFWFGMMLARLALGTIFRRVPGRIVMPVSIGTSLLGSTLMLSAPTLSLAATGTWLIGAGLGAGFPVMLGMVGERYAALSGTAFSIALVIALTGGSVFPYVAGVLGEQVGLTASLLIVPAALAVQLVLFGAVLRRAAPLAVAPAAAP; via the coding sequence ATGCCTGAGAAGATGTACAATCGGACGCTCGTATTCGCCGCCGCATGCCTGGGCATGCTGGTCTTCGGCATCGTGCTCACCAGCCTCGGTGCCCTCCTGCCGTCGCTGATCGAGCAGTTCGGGATCGACCGCGCAGCCGCGGGATCCTTGCTGATGCTGATGAGCGTCGGGGTGATGTTGGGCTCACTGGTATTTGGCCCGGTCGCCGATCGTCACGGATACCGAGGGCTGCTGGCCATCAACCTCGCGCTGGTGATCCTGGGGCTCGAAGGGATCGCTTTCGCTACCTCCCTGCTCTGGCTGCGCGTGTCGATCCTGCTTGTCGGCTTCGCCGGCGGGATCGTGAACGGCGGGGCCAACGCCCTGGTCGCCGACATCAGCGAGGGAGGGCGCGCCGCCGGCCTCAGCCTGTTGGGAATCTTTTTCGGCATCGGGGCGGTCGGGGTCCCGTTCTCGCTGGGGCTGCTGCTGGACTCCTTCTCCTATCAGACGCTCGTGTCCGGGATGGGCCTGTGCGTGTTGCTCCCGACGTTGCTCGTAGTGGCAATCCGCTTTCCCCGTCCGAAGCAGACGCACGGTTTGCCGCTCCGCGAGGGCCTGCGGCTCACCAGGGACAGGGTGCTCCTGCTGATGGGGCTCGTGCTCTTTCTGCAGAGCGGGCTCGAGGTAACCGTGGGTGGGTGGACCGCTACCTATTACCAGGAGCGGATGGGACTCACCGGTACACGGGCGTTGTGGTTCCTCTCGCTGTTCTGGTTCGGGATGATGCTCGCGCGCCTGGCGCTGGGCACCATCTTCCGCCGCGTGCCCGGCCGCATTGTGATGCCAGTCTCCATCGGCACCTCGCTGCTCGGCTCGACCCTGATGCTGAGCGCCCCTACGCTGTCGCTCGCCGCCACCGGCACCTGGCTGATCGGGGCCGGGCTCGGCGCCGGCTTCCCCGTCATGCTGGGCATGGTCGGCGAGCGCTACGCAGCCCTCTCCGGCACGGCGTTCAGCATCGCGCTGGTGATCGCCCTGACCGGTGGCTCGGTCTTCCCCTACGTGGCGGGCGTACTCGGTGAGCAGGTGGGGCTGACGGCCTCGCTCCTCATCGTCCCGGCCGCGCTGGCGGTGCAACTGGTGCTCTTCGGCGCGGTGCTGCGCCGTGCGGCGCCCCTTGCCGTGGCGCCGGCGGCAGCCCCGTGA
- a CDS encoding ROK family protein, with protein sequence MSVIGIDLGGTKLALALFTESGEILEHDTAPLDGRSGAEVGALLRTRLLSLLDSPAAAADPVRATGVAVPGIYHAATGRVWAPNIPEWDDYPLLDEVREVVGGVVRVGVDSDRAACILGEVWRGSARGCRNAIFIAVGTGIGAGILVDGKVLRGARDIAGAIGWMALDRPRRPEYEGYGCFEYQASGPGLVRYAQDLLARQGSGRRATVGSDLSTTKGIFTAYAAAEPVATEVVENAVQLWGMAAANLVSLFDPEVVIFGGGVFGPAASLLGRIREESLRWGQPISTPQVRFEVSALGGDAGLYGAGQLALRALTPDA encoded by the coding sequence ATGTCCGTCATCGGAATCGACCTGGGGGGAACGAAGCTGGCCCTCGCCCTCTTCACCGAAAGTGGGGAAATACTCGAGCATGACACTGCCCCTCTGGACGGGCGCAGCGGCGCGGAAGTCGGCGCCTTGCTGCGAACACGGCTGCTCTCCCTGCTGGACTCGCCTGCGGCCGCCGCCGATCCCGTCCGGGCGACCGGCGTAGCGGTGCCGGGGATCTACCATGCGGCCACGGGTCGGGTCTGGGCCCCGAACATTCCCGAGTGGGACGACTATCCCTTGCTCGACGAAGTACGCGAAGTCGTCGGCGGCGTGGTGCGCGTGGGTGTGGACAGCGACCGCGCCGCCTGCATCCTGGGAGAGGTCTGGCGCGGCAGCGCGCGCGGCTGCCGCAACGCGATCTTCATTGCCGTGGGCACCGGGATCGGCGCCGGCATCCTCGTAGACGGAAAGGTGCTGCGCGGTGCGCGCGATATCGCGGGGGCGATCGGGTGGATGGCGCTGGATCGTCCGCGTCGTCCGGAGTACGAGGGGTACGGCTGCTTCGAGTACCAGGCGTCCGGCCCGGGACTGGTGCGCTACGCCCAGGACCTCCTGGCGCGACAGGGTAGCGGAAGGCGTGCCACCGTGGGCAGCGACCTCAGCACCACCAAAGGGATTTTCACGGCATACGCGGCCGCGGAACCCGTAGCCACCGAGGTGGTGGAGAACGCCGTGCAGTTGTGGGGAATGGCCGCGGCCAATCTGGTGAGCCTCTTCGATCCCGAGGTGGTGATCTTCGGTGGCGGGGTGTTCGGCCCCGCGGCCTCGCTCCTCGGACGCATACGCGAGGAGTCGCTGCGCTGGGGGCAGCCGATCAGCACCCCTCAGGTGCGCTTCGAGGTTTCCGCCCTGGGAGGAGATGCGGGCCTGTATGGTGCAGGGCAGCTCGCCCTCCGCGCCCTCACCCCCGATGCCTGA
- a CDS encoding glycoside hydrolase family 9 protein, which yields MNRSPLVLPVLVSVLCSPAVGFSQAGVASQVVRVNQVGYLPDAPKVAVVCVLDPASAVHSFTVVDEAGERVFGPERVRADRPFGPCVRTYRLEFTRLRGPGRFRVIAGGVSSPLFRIGPDVYAGAADTLLHYMRQQRSGFNPLFRVPVHTRTDAILVDHPREGTFIPVAGGWADAADYLQYVTTSANATFVMLMAQRDHGEAFADAYDANGLPGANGLSDALDEARHGLEWLVKMFPGDSLLLNQLGDDRDHAFLDLPPTDSSDYGWGKGRFRPVYPCTGRPQGIVSAKNRSNGYASTAGKYASAMALGAQLFAEEDPAFAELLGRKARAAYELGRKHPGVCQTAPGGAPYFYEEDNWVDDMELGAAQLYALTREARYLREAREYAAQEPVTPWMGADTANHYQWYPWHNNGHHEIWRLGDEETRREMAEYYRRGLQAVADRAGNGFRVGIPFIWCSNNLMASYATQAYLYRRMTGDERFREYEQAALDWLFGTNPWGVSMIVGFPASANSPRDPHSVVARELGVQTQLGGMVDGPVYRSIFENLRGITLFEEDEYAPFNTSSVVYHDDFGDYSTNEPIMDGTANLTYLLAAMAGG from the coding sequence GTGAACCGCTCCCCTCTCGTGCTCCCCGTGCTGGTGTCGGTGCTATGTAGCCCTGCCGTCGGCTTCTCCCAGGCAGGCGTTGCCTCCCAAGTCGTGCGGGTGAACCAGGTGGGCTACCTGCCGGATGCACCCAAGGTGGCGGTGGTCTGCGTGCTCGATCCGGCGTCGGCCGTCCACAGCTTCACCGTGGTCGACGAGGCTGGAGAGAGGGTCTTCGGGCCCGAGCGGGTGCGGGCCGACCGACCCTTCGGTCCCTGCGTGCGGACTTACCGCCTCGAATTCACCCGACTTCGCGGTCCGGGGCGCTTCCGCGTGATCGCGGGCGGGGTCTCATCGCCGCTCTTCCGCATCGGTCCGGACGTCTATGCCGGCGCGGCCGATACGCTGCTCCACTACATGCGACAGCAGCGATCCGGGTTCAACCCGCTCTTTCGGGTGCCGGTGCACACGCGCACCGACGCGATCCTCGTCGACCATCCAAGGGAGGGCACCTTCATTCCCGTAGCCGGTGGATGGGCGGACGCCGCTGACTATCTCCAGTACGTCACCACCAGCGCAAACGCCACCTTCGTGATGTTGATGGCGCAGCGGGATCACGGCGAGGCCTTCGCGGACGCGTATGACGCAAATGGTCTCCCAGGAGCGAACGGCCTCAGCGATGCGCTGGACGAGGCACGCCACGGCCTGGAGTGGCTGGTGAAGATGTTCCCCGGCGATTCACTGCTGCTCAACCAGCTCGGCGACGATCGCGACCACGCCTTCCTCGACCTGCCGCCAACCGATTCCTCGGACTACGGATGGGGAAAAGGACGCTTCCGTCCCGTGTATCCGTGCACGGGGCGCCCACAGGGGATCGTGAGCGCGAAAAACCGCTCGAACGGCTATGCTTCCACCGCGGGGAAGTACGCTTCCGCGATGGCGCTCGGCGCACAGCTCTTCGCCGAAGAGGACCCGGCCTTCGCGGAGCTGCTCGGCCGCAAGGCCCGCGCGGCCTACGAGCTGGGCCGGAAACATCCTGGCGTGTGCCAGACAGCGCCGGGTGGTGCGCCGTACTTCTATGAGGAAGACAACTGGGTCGACGATATGGAGCTGGGGGCCGCCCAGCTATATGCCCTGACCCGGGAGGCGAGGTATCTCCGCGAGGCCCGCGAGTACGCCGCGCAGGAACCAGTCACCCCATGGATGGGTGCGGACACGGCCAACCACTACCAGTGGTATCCCTGGCACAACAACGGGCACCACGAGATCTGGCGACTCGGGGACGAGGAGACGCGCCGCGAGATGGCGGAATACTACCGGCGTGGATTGCAAGCGGTGGCGGACCGCGCGGGCAACGGGTTCCGCGTGGGGATCCCCTTCATCTGGTGCTCGAACAACCTGATGGCGTCATACGCCACCCAGGCGTACCTCTATCGCCGGATGACTGGCGACGAGCGTTTCCGGGAATACGAGCAGGCCGCCCTCGACTGGCTGTTCGGTACCAACCCCTGGGGCGTATCGATGATCGTCGGCTTTCCCGCCTCGGCGAACAGCCCGCGCGACCCCCATTCGGTGGTGGCGCGCGAGCTGGGTGTACAGACCCAGCTCGGAGGGATGGTGGATGGACCGGTCTACCGCAGCATCTTCGAGAACCTGCGCGGCATCACCCTCTTCGAGGAGGATGAGTACGCGCCATTCAATACGAGCTCCGTGGTCTACCACGACGACTTCGGGGACTACTCCACCAACGAACCGATCATGGACGGGACCGCAAACTTGACGTATCTGTTGGCGGCGATGGCGGGGGGCTAA